In one Umezawaea sp. Da 62-37 genomic region, the following are encoded:
- a CDS encoding helix-turn-helix domain-containing protein, translated as MPVTPSKESSLTLERGLALLQAVADAETDAPSISELAAAIGASRAAVYRLLVPLQSRGLVRREGSKVRLGLGVLRLAANVLPQLRQAAQPALRELADQVGATAHLTVADGSEAQAVAVVEPSWTAFHVAYRVGSRHPVHRGAAGKAIGLPADVRQWVQSTGELQPGAYGVASPVRGVPGLRASVGVVALERLDGESIGPQVVRAAQDVAAALK; from the coding sequence GTGCCCGTGACGCCCTCCAAGGAGAGCTCGCTGACCCTGGAACGGGGTCTCGCCCTGCTCCAGGCCGTCGCGGACGCGGAGACCGACGCGCCGAGCATCAGCGAGCTGGCGGCCGCCATCGGCGCCAGCCGGGCGGCGGTCTACCGGCTGCTGGTGCCGTTGCAGTCCAGGGGGCTGGTGCGGCGCGAGGGTTCCAAGGTGCGGCTCGGGCTGGGCGTGCTGCGGCTGGCGGCGAACGTGCTGCCGCAGCTGCGGCAGGCCGCCCAGCCCGCGCTGCGGGAACTGGCCGACCAGGTCGGCGCCACCGCCCACCTGACCGTGGCGGACGGCAGCGAGGCCCAGGCGGTCGCCGTCGTGGAACCGTCCTGGACGGCCTTCCACGTGGCTTACCGGGTCGGGAGCAGGCACCCGGTGCACCGCGGCGCTGCGGGCAAGGCCATCGGGCTGCCCGCGGACGTCCGGCAGTGGGTGCAGTCGACCGGTGAACTCCAGCCGGGCGCCTACGGCGTGGCGTCACCGGTGCGCGGCGTGCCCGGCCTGCGGGCCAGCGTGGGCGTGGTGGCGCTGGAAAGGCTCGACGGCGAGTCCATCGGGCCCCAGGTCGTGCGGGCCGCGCAGGACGTCGCAGCCGCCCTCAAGTAG
- a CDS encoding TMEM165/GDT1 family protein: MASWFLALVTAFGLVFLLELPDKTTALTLVLTTRFRPMPVLAGAAVAFAFQAVIAVALGSAIALLPNRLVAGAVFLIFGIGAFLLFREGFANDDTDEADGSGAGKQPATFRRAALTSFGTLFAAEFGDASQLAAVGVAARFAQPTAVVLGAFLALMAVSALAVFIGGKLSRRVPAHLINRGAGFVFSAFALIALWQAVFG, encoded by the coding sequence ATGGCATCGTGGTTCCTGGCACTGGTCACCGCTTTCGGGCTGGTGTTCCTGCTCGAACTCCCCGACAAGACGACGGCGTTGACCCTGGTGCTGACCACCAGGTTCCGCCCCATGCCGGTGCTGGCGGGCGCCGCTGTCGCGTTCGCCTTCCAGGCCGTCATCGCCGTGGCGCTGGGCAGCGCCATCGCCCTGCTGCCGAACCGGCTGGTCGCGGGCGCGGTGTTCCTGATCTTCGGGATCGGCGCGTTCCTGCTGTTCCGGGAGGGCTTCGCCAACGACGACACCGACGAGGCCGACGGGTCGGGCGCGGGCAAGCAGCCCGCCACGTTCCGCCGGGCCGCGCTGACGTCGTTCGGCACGCTGTTCGCCGCCGAGTTCGGCGACGCCTCGCAGCTCGCCGCCGTGGGTGTGGCCGCGCGCTTCGCCCAGCCGACCGCGGTCGTGCTCGGCGCGTTCCTCGCGCTGATGGCCGTCTCGGCGCTGGCCGTGTTCATCGGCGGCAAGCTCAGCCGCCGAGTGCCCGCGCACCTGATCAACCGCGGCGCGGGGTTCGTGTTCTCCGCGTTCGCGCTGATCGCGCTGTGGCAGGCGGTGTTCGGCTGA
- a CDS encoding cytochrome ubiquinol oxidase subunit I has protein sequence MDVLDLARWQFGITTVYHFLMVPLTIGLSLLVACMQTAWVRTGDRRYYAMTKFWGKLLLINFAMGVVTGIVQEFQFGMTWSAYSRFVGDVFGAPLAMEGLVAFFVESTFLGLWIFGWDRLSKKVHLACAWAFSLATIASAYFILAANSWMQHPVGIELVDGRARLTSIWAVLGNNTVLAAFPHTVFGAFAVAATFLVGIGAWHLWKRTDEEPVWRSSLKLGTWVGVVAFAGVAITGDFQGKLMFEQQPMKMAAAEALCHTEEPASFSVFAIGDVTRADCESVKSVTVPALLSFLAHNDFTSEVKGLDELVPMYQEKYGTNYPVDDRLGELSGKPIDYVPVLPVTYWGFRLMIGFGAIAAAVGLAALWLTRRGRVPRGRWFPLAALASIATPFLANSFGWIFTEMGRQPFVVVPNPSGVDGVWMFTAQAVSSSTVGEVLTSLIVLTAVYGLLACVEVFLLRRYIRAGVAGVVPPPKPAESDDALTFAY, from the coding sequence GTGGACGTACTGGATCTCGCGCGGTGGCAGTTCGGCATCACCACCGTCTACCACTTCCTCATGGTGCCCCTGACGATCGGCCTGTCCCTGCTCGTCGCCTGCATGCAGACCGCGTGGGTGCGCACCGGGGACCGGCGGTACTACGCCATGACCAAGTTCTGGGGCAAGCTGCTGCTGATCAACTTCGCCATGGGCGTGGTGACCGGCATCGTCCAGGAGTTCCAGTTCGGCATGACCTGGAGCGCCTACTCCCGCTTCGTCGGCGACGTCTTCGGCGCGCCGCTCGCGATGGAGGGCCTGGTCGCGTTCTTCGTCGAGTCGACCTTCCTCGGCCTGTGGATCTTCGGGTGGGACCGGCTGTCCAAGAAGGTCCACCTCGCCTGCGCGTGGGCGTTCTCGCTCGCCACCATCGCGTCGGCCTACTTCATCCTGGCCGCCAACTCGTGGATGCAGCACCCGGTCGGCATCGAACTCGTCGACGGCCGCGCCCGGCTCACCTCGATCTGGGCCGTCCTGGGCAACAACACCGTCCTCGCCGCCTTCCCGCACACGGTCTTCGGCGCGTTCGCCGTCGCCGCGACGTTCCTCGTCGGCATCGGCGCCTGGCACCTGTGGAAGCGCACGGACGAGGAACCCGTGTGGCGCTCGTCGCTGAAGCTCGGCACCTGGGTCGGCGTGGTGGCGTTCGCGGGCGTCGCGATCACCGGCGACTTCCAGGGCAAGCTGATGTTCGAGCAGCAGCCGATGAAGATGGCGGCCGCCGAAGCGCTGTGCCACACCGAGGAACCCGCCAGCTTCTCGGTGTTCGCGATCGGCGACGTCACCCGCGCGGACTGCGAGAGCGTCAAGAGCGTCACCGTGCCCGCGCTGCTGTCCTTCCTGGCGCACAACGACTTCACCAGCGAGGTGAAGGGCCTCGACGAGCTGGTGCCGATGTACCAGGAGAAGTACGGCACCAACTACCCGGTCGACGACCGGCTCGGCGAGCTGTCCGGCAAGCCGATCGACTACGTGCCCGTGCTGCCGGTGACCTACTGGGGCTTCCGCCTGATGATCGGGTTCGGCGCGATCGCCGCGGCCGTCGGGCTGGCCGCGCTCTGGCTCACCCGGCGCGGCCGGGTCCCGCGCGGCCGGTGGTTCCCGCTCGCGGCGCTGGCGAGCATCGCGACCCCGTTCCTGGCCAACAGCTTCGGCTGGATCTTCACCGAGATGGGCCGCCAGCCCTTCGTCGTCGTGCCCAACCCGTCCGGAGTGGACGGTGTGTGGATGTTCACCGCGCAAGCGGTCTCGTCGTCCACGGTCGGGGAGGTCCTCACGTCGCTGATCGTGCTCACCGCTGTCTACGGCCTGCTGGCCTGCGTCGAGGTCTTCCTGCTCCGCCGCTACATCCGGGCGGGGGTGGCGGGCGTGGTACCGCCGCCGAAACCCGCCGAATCCGACGACGCGCTCACCTTCGCGTACTGA
- the cydB gene encoding cytochrome d ubiquinol oxidase subunit II, translating into MDLATVWFCVIALLWLGYLFLEGFDFGVGMLLPVLGRDETERRVLINTIGPVWDGNEVWLIVAGAATFAAFPGWYASLFSTVYLPLLVFLVGLIGRGVAFEYRGKVDSARWRSRWDKVIIVGSWIAPLSVGLLLTSSVLGLPIDANGDRVGSPFASIRWDTVLGALAVAGYALVHGAVFIALKTEGDIRLRARALALRVAPIALLPLVVLLLVVQLHSGSVWTWAASIVVALAALGAMARLYLGREGQAFALMAVAVVGVVVALFGALYPNVLPSTLDPANSLTIADTASSPYTLTVMTWVAAFGTPAVLVYQAWTYWVFRKRIGTRHIPPVHVPSS; encoded by the coding sequence GTGGACCTCGCAACCGTCTGGTTCTGCGTGATCGCCCTGCTGTGGCTGGGCTACCTCTTCCTGGAGGGCTTCGACTTCGGCGTCGGCATGCTGCTGCCGGTGCTCGGCCGCGACGAGACCGAACGCCGCGTCCTGATCAACACCATCGGCCCGGTCTGGGACGGCAACGAGGTGTGGCTGATCGTCGCGGGCGCGGCTACGTTCGCCGCCTTCCCCGGCTGGTACGCCTCCCTGTTCAGCACGGTCTACCTGCCGCTGCTGGTCTTCCTGGTCGGGCTGATCGGCCGCGGCGTCGCGTTCGAGTACCGCGGCAAGGTCGACTCGGCCCGGTGGCGGTCGCGCTGGGACAAGGTGATCATCGTCGGCTCGTGGATCGCCCCGCTGTCGGTCGGCCTGCTGCTCACGTCCAGCGTGCTCGGCCTGCCGATCGACGCCAACGGGGACCGCGTCGGCTCGCCGTTCGCCTCGATCCGCTGGGACACGGTGCTGGGCGCGCTCGCCGTCGCGGGGTACGCGCTCGTGCACGGCGCGGTGTTCATCGCGCTCAAGACCGAGGGCGACATCCGGCTCCGGGCCCGCGCGCTCGCGTTGCGCGTCGCCCCCATCGCACTGCTGCCGCTGGTCGTGCTGCTGCTCGTCGTGCAACTCCACTCGGGCTCGGTGTGGACGTGGGCGGCGTCGATCGTGGTGGCCTTGGCGGCGCTCGGCGCGATGGCCAGGCTGTACCTCGGCCGCGAGGGCCAGGCGTTCGCGCTGATGGCCGTCGCCGTCGTCGGGGTCGTGGTCGCGCTGTTCGGCGCCCTCTACCCCAACGTGCTGCCGTCGACCCTGGACCCGGCGAACTCGCTGACCATCGCAGACACCGCGTCCAGCCCGTACACGCTCACGGTGATGACCTGGGTCGCCGCGTTCGGCACCCCGGCGGTGCTCGTCTACCAGGCGTGGACCTACTGGGTGTTCCGCAAGCGCATCGGCACCCGGCACATCCCGCCGGTCCACGTCCCGTCGTCGTGA